In one window of Legionella fallonii LLAP-10 DNA:
- a CDS encoding patatin-like phospholipase family protein, giving the protein MARPKIGLVLGSGSARGWAHIGVIRELANMGIKPDLVTGSSIGAVVGGAYASGHLDEFEEWIFTLRRVDILKLLDVRMAGGGFIQGKPLMIAIEKQIGNPNIEDLNVPFACVATSLFNGKEHWLRDGSLLDAVRASMALPGIFAPFALKHDIMLDGGLVNPVPISLARAMGADYVIAVNLNSDLVGRHFSRPHSDAPADNHDDKKKLEYVETHDPNTAMWASKLKADFNIRLDSFISSLRKKKISEPGLFDVIAGSINIMQDRITYSRMAEDPPDVLITPKLGYIGLMEFDRSQETIREGRQATRRVKDDLEKLKHKS; this is encoded by the coding sequence ATGGCAAGACCCAAAATAGGACTAGTATTGGGCAGTGGGTCAGCACGTGGCTGGGCACACATAGGTGTTATTCGCGAATTGGCAAACATGGGCATAAAACCGGATCTGGTTACAGGCTCATCCATAGGTGCTGTGGTCGGGGGCGCTTATGCATCAGGTCACCTCGACGAATTTGAGGAATGGATTTTCACGCTTAGACGTGTTGATATTCTAAAATTATTAGATGTCCGCATGGCTGGTGGCGGTTTTATCCAGGGGAAACCTCTGATGATTGCTATTGAAAAACAAATCGGCAATCCTAATATAGAGGATCTAAACGTTCCCTTTGCGTGTGTTGCAACATCGCTCTTTAATGGGAAAGAGCACTGGTTGCGCGATGGTTCCTTACTCGACGCGGTGCGAGCCTCCATGGCTCTTCCTGGAATTTTTGCACCTTTTGCTTTAAAACACGATATTATGCTGGATGGGGGCCTAGTGAATCCTGTACCTATTTCATTAGCGCGCGCTATGGGGGCCGATTATGTCATTGCCGTTAATCTAAATAGTGATCTTGTTGGCAGACATTTCTCCCGACCTCACAGTGATGCACCAGCTGATAATCACGATGACAAAAAGAAATTGGAATATGTTGAAACGCATGATCCAAACACCGCTATGTGGGCATCCAAGCTAAAGGCTGATTTCAACATTAGGCTGGATTCATTTATTTCCTCCCTTCGTAAAAAGAAAATCTCTGAACCCGGTCTCTTCGATGTGATCGCTGGCTCCATTAATATTATGCAGGATCGCATCACTTATTCGCGCATGGCAGAGGACCCGCCCGACGTTCTCATCACACCGAAGCTTGGCTATATTGGTCTTATGGAGTTCGATCGTTCGCAAGAAACTATACGCGAAGGTCGCCAAGCGACTCGCCGGGTGAAAGATGATCTGGAAAAGCTTAAGCATAAATCATGA
- a CDS encoding HlyD family secretion protein — protein sequence MTIEEIKKRLMTIEKKTWVKILGILVIVIVGFIIWYNYLTSKNANIISGNGRIEATEINIAPRMPGKVKDIFVDEGDYVKVGQVLVQMETDVLDARLKEAKGQLLMARSAVAINQSKLNQSKNEKVSADAVLKQREAEFEVAKKRLRRSSKLVLEGATSKQEVDDNKAAYESAIAAKNASFAHVEAAQAAIVTAEREVIGAEAAVTTAKGSVERVQADINDSALKTPRDGRVQYRVAQPGEVVSAGSPVLNLVDLSDVYMTFFLPTVYAGRVAIGEEARIVLDAAPQDVIPANISFISDVAQFTPKTVETTSEREKLMFRIKARIPKELLQKHIALVKTGLPGMTYIRLNPQKPWPDYLRLNPNKPWPGYVKVNK from the coding sequence ATGACTATAGAAGAAATAAAGAAACGGTTAATGACTATAGAAAAAAAAACGTGGGTAAAGATACTAGGAATATTGGTTATCGTAATTGTGGGTTTTATTATTTGGTACAACTATCTGACAAGTAAAAATGCAAATATTATCAGCGGAAATGGTCGAATTGAGGCTACTGAAATTAATATTGCTCCGCGAATGCCCGGAAAGGTTAAGGACATTTTTGTGGACGAAGGGGATTATGTAAAAGTCGGACAGGTTTTGGTGCAAATGGAGACCGATGTCCTGGATGCGCGGCTCAAAGAAGCTAAAGGTCAGTTGCTTATGGCGCGAAGTGCTGTCGCAATAAACCAAAGCAAGCTGAATCAATCAAAAAATGAAAAGGTTTCTGCTGATGCTGTTTTAAAACAAAGAGAGGCTGAATTTGAAGTCGCTAAGAAAAGGTTGAGGCGCTCTTCTAAGCTTGTTTTAGAAGGTGCGACTTCAAAGCAGGAAGTTGATGATAATAAGGCCGCTTATGAAAGTGCAATTGCCGCAAAAAATGCTTCTTTTGCTCATGTTGAAGCTGCCCAAGCAGCTATTGTAACGGCAGAACGAGAAGTTATCGGAGCTGAAGCGGCTGTTACAACAGCAAAAGGCTCAGTCGAGCGCGTGCAAGCAGATATAAACGACAGCGCGCTAAAAACTCCACGCGATGGACGAGTACAGTACCGAGTGGCTCAGCCGGGTGAAGTAGTGTCTGCTGGTTCTCCTGTATTGAACCTGGTGGATCTAAGTGATGTCTATATGACTTTCTTTCTTCCTACAGTATATGCAGGACGTGTGGCAATTGGGGAAGAGGCGAGGATTGTGCTCGATGCGGCACCGCAAGATGTCATTCCCGCAAACATATCGTTCATTTCAGATGTTGCTCAATTTACCCCGAAAACAGTTGAAACGACTTCTGAACGAGAAAAACTCATGTTCCGAATAAAAGCCAGGATTCCTAAAGAGCTTCTTCAAAAGCATATCGCCCTAGTCAAAACAGGATTGCCTGGAATGACTTATATTCGTCTTAATCCCCAAAAACCATGGCCAGATTATCTACGCCTTAATCCTAATAAACCATGGCCCGGTTATGTTAAGGTAAATAAATGA
- a CDS encoding efflux transporter outer membrane subunit: MLSKAIQSLSQTCLFFCISVMLFGCSFAPKYIRPSIPVAEKYPRGTCQQKCTNIQQLDWQNFFTDPALKQLIELSLKNNRDLRTAIERMGEARAMYGLQKADLFPTLNANAPSLRVGLPGNLVPNVNPFVFSAYLGALSLSSWEVDFWGRLRNLKDAALENYLATEEAEHATFISLIEQVATTYLTERELSDLIRITLKTIKSRKESYHLMKRRFEEGSSSKFEVVQAETLLQQANSDLTVLERKRELNWNAMTLLVGTQIPVNQGRLSLVEPYYTKRISSGLPSELLYNRPDVIAAEHRLKAANANIGAARAAFFPRITLTGAYGTASNELSNLFSPGTKIWAYFPNITLPIFDWGRNMSDLGLAKSRRNLAVAEYEHRIQVAFREVADALANRTWLIKQIIVQNKALASQRERTRLAWSRYQVGTSPYLEVLDAERDKFSAEQALVQTRYALLASRINLYAALGGGYRR; encoded by the coding sequence ATGCTTTCAAAAGCTATTCAATCTTTATCTCAAACATGCCTATTCTTCTGCATTTCTGTAATGCTATTCGGGTGTTCATTTGCTCCTAAATATATAAGGCCTTCCATACCTGTCGCAGAAAAATACCCTAGAGGAACATGTCAGCAGAAATGCACGAACATCCAACAGCTTGACTGGCAAAATTTCTTCACTGACCCAGCTCTAAAACAATTGATCGAGTTGTCGTTAAAAAATAATCGGGATTTGAGAACAGCTATAGAACGGATGGGCGAAGCAAGAGCGATGTATGGCTTACAAAAGGCTGATTTGTTTCCCACTCTGAATGCAAATGCTCCAAGCCTTAGAGTCGGGTTGCCAGGTAATTTGGTACCCAATGTAAATCCATTTGTTTTTTCAGCTTATTTGGGTGCTCTTAGTTTGAGTTCGTGGGAGGTCGATTTTTGGGGGCGCCTTAGAAATTTGAAGGATGCGGCGTTAGAAAATTATTTAGCGACGGAAGAAGCAGAACATGCCACGTTCATAAGCCTGATAGAGCAAGTCGCCACCACCTATCTAACAGAGCGTGAGCTGAGCGATTTGATTCGTATCACCCTAAAAACCATTAAGAGTCGTAAAGAATCATATCATCTAATGAAACGACGCTTCGAAGAAGGCTCTTCATCAAAGTTTGAAGTAGTTCAAGCAGAAACACTTTTGCAGCAGGCGAATTCAGATCTCACTGTACTTGAGCGTAAGCGTGAGTTGAATTGGAATGCGATGACCCTTCTTGTGGGGACTCAGATACCTGTCAATCAGGGGAGACTTTCTTTGGTTGAACCCTATTATACAAAAAGGATTTCTTCTGGACTACCTTCAGAATTATTGTACAACCGACCCGATGTGATTGCCGCTGAACATAGATTAAAAGCAGCCAATGCAAACATTGGCGCGGCGAGGGCAGCTTTTTTCCCCAGGATTACGCTGACGGGTGCATACGGTACAGCCAGCAATGAACTGAGCAACTTGTTTAGCCCAGGAACTAAAATATGGGCTTATTTTCCAAATATCACCCTTCCGATATTTGATTGGGGAAGAAACATGTCTGATCTTGGCCTTGCAAAATCACGCCGAAATCTAGCGGTTGCAGAATATGAACATAGAATACAAGTTGCTTTTCGCGAAGTTGCTGATGCACTAGCTAATCGTACATGGCTGATAAAACAAATTATTGTTCAAAATAAAGCATTAGCTTCACAAAGGGAGCGCACGCGTTTGGCATGGTCTAGATACCAAGTGGGTACTTCGCCATATCTTGAAGTTCTTGATGCTGAGCGAGACAAGTTCTCTGCTGAGCAAGCTCTTGTGCAAACACGATACGCCCTTCTTGCCAGCCGAATTAACTTATATGCTGCATTAGGCGGAGGATACCGTAGATAA
- a CDS encoding ABC transporter permease yields the protein MSIRNIYYLGIKELISLLRDPILIGLILFAFTISIYSAAMSLPDTLHNAPISIVDEDQSQLSKRIIDAFYPPYFTAPTLTTFNKIDDRINAGLDTFSIIIPSKFEQDVRARKKPAIQLYIDATRISQALTGNEDIQQIIMGEVNAFMQGHRSNKPLAIDVPFRIMFNPELKESWFGAVMELINDITILSIILTGAALIREREHGTVEHLLVMPVTPFEIMASKIWAMTLVVIICSFFSIELIIRLLISMPIDGSLFLFMVSSLFFLFVTTSLGIFLGTFARSMPQFALLVILILIPMQILSGGLTPRESMPEFIQNIMLATPNTHFVMLAQAILFRGAGLMIVWPQFLALTLIGTVLFSVSMTRFRKTLALMA from the coding sequence ATGAGTATTAGAAATATATACTATCTTGGTATTAAGGAGTTAATCAGTCTTCTGCGAGATCCGATTTTGATAGGACTTATTTTATTTGCTTTCACTATCAGTATCTACAGTGCTGCCATGTCTTTACCCGATACTCTTCACAATGCCCCTATTTCAATCGTAGATGAGGATCAATCTCAGCTGTCGAAAAGAATTATTGACGCATTTTATCCTCCTTATTTTACAGCACCTACTCTAACCACCTTTAATAAAATAGATGATAGGATAAACGCTGGCCTTGATACTTTTTCGATCATCATTCCATCTAAATTTGAGCAAGATGTGCGTGCAAGAAAAAAACCGGCTATCCAATTATACATCGATGCAACAAGGATTTCCCAAGCCTTAACCGGCAATGAAGATATCCAACAAATTATTATGGGTGAGGTCAATGCTTTTATGCAAGGTCATCGCTCGAATAAACCGCTAGCAATAGACGTTCCTTTTAGGATAATGTTCAATCCCGAATTGAAGGAAAGTTGGTTCGGTGCGGTGATGGAGCTCATCAATGACATCACCATACTTTCGATTATCCTAACAGGAGCAGCATTGATTCGGGAAAGGGAACATGGGACTGTCGAGCATTTGCTGGTGATGCCGGTCACTCCTTTCGAAATTATGGCAAGTAAAATATGGGCTATGACGCTCGTGGTAATCATCTGCAGCTTTTTTTCAATAGAGTTGATCATTCGACTTCTCATTTCTATGCCTATTGATGGTTCCCTTTTTTTATTCATGGTAAGTTCATTGTTTTTCTTGTTTGTCACTACTTCTTTAGGTATCTTTCTTGGAACTTTTGCGCGGTCCATGCCTCAATTTGCACTACTTGTGATTTTAATTCTTATACCAATGCAGATTCTCTCTGGTGGTTTAACACCGCGTGAAAGTATGCCAGAGTTCATTCAAAATATTATGCTGGCTACGCCTAATACACATTTTGTTATGCTCGCACAAGCAATATTATTTCGAGGTGCCGGTTTAATGATTGTATGGCCACAGTTCCTTGCTTTGACATTGATTGGAACGGTTTTATTTTCAGTATCCATGACGCGTTTCCGTAAAACACTGGCTTTGATGGCATAA
- the nhaA gene encoding Na+/H+ antiporter NhaA, with protein MPLNPQLPKEPIHWISKPLDRFIRIETSTAGLLLLSTVISLIMANSSWSESFLSIWDISLGIRLGNIEFSRPIHDWINDGLMTLFFFFVSLELKRELVFGELRQPKIAALPIIAALGGMLVPALCYLLLQSGGPGQNGWGTVMATDTAFVIGCLALFSKHIPQSLRMFMLSLAIIDDIGAILVVTIGYSDGISWTALVTSVIGFVLVYLMGKLGIRSIIVFFLGGILIWISVDASGIHPTITGVILGLMTPTDTWINDKRLHKILKHMVSYPPGEHWSGDTEDRKALHIAELAIRETLSPIERLEILLHPWIGYLILPLFALANAGVLISFSDFTNEVTLAIFLGFILGKPIGVLGFSFIAEFLGLAKRPKDLNWILLTCGSILTGIGFTMAIFIANLAFNENLINSARLGILLASIFCALTGIFTLLIYKLFFSAKLDSSRSVP; from the coding sequence ACCATTAGATCGATTTATTCGTATTGAGACAAGTACAGCCGGCTTACTATTATTGTCCACTGTTATCTCACTAATTATGGCCAACTCCTCTTGGTCAGAATCTTTTTTATCCATTTGGGACATATCCTTAGGCATTCGCTTGGGAAATATTGAATTTTCTCGTCCAATCCATGATTGGATAAATGATGGGTTAATGACCTTATTTTTCTTTTTTGTGTCGTTAGAACTAAAGAGAGAATTGGTATTTGGCGAGTTACGTCAGCCTAAAATAGCTGCTCTTCCTATTATCGCGGCTTTGGGTGGAATGCTTGTACCTGCTTTATGTTACCTCTTACTCCAATCAGGTGGACCAGGACAGAATGGGTGGGGTACTGTTATGGCGACAGATACTGCCTTTGTGATTGGATGCTTAGCATTATTTAGTAAACATATTCCTCAAAGTCTTCGGATGTTCATGTTGTCATTGGCTATTATTGATGACATTGGCGCAATCCTGGTTGTTACTATTGGTTATAGTGATGGGATTTCTTGGACGGCACTGGTGACATCAGTAATAGGGTTTGTTCTCGTGTATCTAATGGGAAAATTAGGGATTCGCAGTATAATTGTATTTTTTTTGGGGGGAATCCTCATATGGATTTCAGTTGATGCATCAGGCATTCATCCCACCATTACTGGCGTTATCCTTGGATTAATGACCCCTACTGATACATGGATAAATGATAAACGATTGCACAAAATTTTAAAGCATATGGTTTCTTATCCACCAGGAGAGCATTGGAGTGGAGATACAGAGGATCGCAAGGCATTACACATAGCTGAATTAGCTATTCGTGAAACCCTGTCACCGATTGAGCGACTGGAAATTTTATTACACCCATGGATTGGGTATCTAATATTGCCTTTATTTGCACTAGCTAATGCAGGAGTGCTCATATCTTTTTCTGATTTTACTAATGAAGTTACCTTAGCTATATTTTTAGGATTCATTCTGGGAAAACCTATAGGGGTTTTGGGTTTTAGCTTTATCGCTGAGTTCCTTGGGTTAGCGAAGAGACCCAAAGATCTTAACTGGATATTGTTAACTTGCGGCAGTATATTGACTGGCATCGGATTTACAATGGCTATTTTTATAGCTAATTTAGCGTTCAATGAAAATCTTATTAATTCAGCTCGATTGGGTATACTGCTAGCGAGTATTTTTTGTGCCCTAACGGGTATTTTTACGCTTTTAATATACAAATTGTTTTTTTCAGCGAAGTTAGACTCTAGTCGGTCAGTTCCTTAG
- the rbbA gene encoding ribosome-associated ATPase/putative transporter RbbA — protein sequence MSIQADASSSSMQSVARIREVTLRYGNVTALDAVDLDIPSACTVGIIGSDGVGKSSLLSLIAGARKIQKGKIELFGGDMSDTRHREMVCPRIAYMPQGLGKNLYPTLSVFENVDFFGRLFGLNLEERKQRINDLLMATGLSPFANRPAGKLSGGMKQKLGICCALIHEPDILILDEPTTGVDPLSRRQFWELIDSIRASHSGMSVLVATAYMEEAARFDWLIAMNAGRILFTGKVAEFLERKGSSSMEDAFIAMLPDDELKDYEPVVIVPRKKEGISDIAIEAHNLTMRFGDFTAVDHVSFRIERGEIFGFLGSNGCGKTTTMKMLTGLLPQSEGEAKLFGRTLDPNDIETRKRVGYMTQSFSLYSELTVKQNLILHARLFGIAEEHVNEKVDKIIHRFGLDVERNSLPESLPMGVRQRLSLAVAMIHSPEILILDEPTSGVDPIARDAFWQTIIELSRDDKVTIFISTHFMNEAERCDRISLMHEGRVLASGPPAALVEECKAKTLEDTFIKFLEDAGALDTEMNTHKSFSISTSVDSIQKGPSLKKGTGFFNLQRMISYLRREALELFQDPIRLTLSIIGSAILMLALGYGISLDVENLSFAVLDREQTGISRDYIYNISGSRYFFKRSPIKDYEDLDHRMRSSDISLAMEIPPNFARDIQHGKSVSIGTWIDGAMPRRAEIIRGYVLGMNLHWLANATRKGLGIDKLREPISIQTHYLYNPDIKSVKAIVPAVFGILLMLIPAILSALSVVREKELGSIVNLYVTPVRRLEFLIGKQIPYVFLGIINFFLMVVLAYLVFDVPIKGNFFTLLVGTLLFVIVSTSIGLLFSCFTKSQTAAIFGTSILTILPTIHFSGLIDPVSSLEGIGAFIGYIFPTSYYLVITRGVFSKGLGFNNLYMWFIPLLSMIPILLGFSVAFLRKQER from the coding sequence ATGAGTATTCAAGCCGATGCCTCATCCTCATCAATGCAGTCCGTTGCGCGGATACGCGAAGTTACATTGCGTTATGGAAATGTTACTGCGTTAGACGCTGTTGATCTTGATATTCCATCAGCATGTACCGTTGGAATAATAGGTTCGGATGGCGTCGGAAAGTCAAGCCTCTTATCACTTATTGCCGGTGCACGTAAAATCCAGAAGGGCAAGATCGAGCTTTTTGGAGGGGATATGTCTGATACGCGACATCGTGAGATGGTCTGTCCCAGAATCGCTTATATGCCCCAAGGGCTTGGCAAAAATCTCTATCCGACCCTATCCGTTTTCGAGAATGTCGATTTTTTTGGGCGTCTATTTGGCCTTAACTTAGAAGAGCGAAAGCAGCGTATCAACGACCTTTTGATGGCAACTGGATTGTCTCCTTTTGCAAACCGTCCTGCTGGCAAACTTTCAGGCGGTATGAAGCAAAAGCTAGGAATCTGCTGCGCGTTGATTCATGAACCCGATATATTGATCCTCGATGAACCAACTACGGGAGTGGATCCACTATCTCGTCGTCAATTTTGGGAACTTATAGACAGCATTCGCGCATCGCATTCTGGCATGAGCGTTTTAGTTGCAACTGCATATATGGAAGAGGCTGCGCGTTTTGACTGGCTAATAGCCATGAACGCGGGACGTATTCTTTTTACAGGAAAGGTTGCGGAGTTTTTGGAAAGGAAAGGTTCCTCCTCGATGGAAGATGCCTTTATCGCCATGCTTCCAGACGATGAGCTCAAAGATTATGAGCCGGTTGTTATTGTACCTAGAAAAAAGGAGGGTATTTCCGATATTGCCATAGAGGCCCACAACTTAACAATGAGGTTCGGTGATTTCACTGCCGTCGATCATGTGAGCTTCCGGATAGAACGGGGCGAGATCTTTGGTTTTTTAGGATCTAATGGTTGCGGGAAGACAACCACAATGAAGATGTTGACAGGTCTTTTGCCTCAGAGTGAAGGAGAAGCAAAGCTGTTTGGTCGCACTCTGGATCCAAATGATATAGAAACCCGCAAGCGCGTTGGCTATATGACCCAGTCATTCTCCCTTTACTCAGAGCTCACGGTAAAGCAAAACCTGATCCTGCATGCGCGTCTTTTCGGTATAGCGGAAGAGCACGTTAATGAAAAAGTGGATAAAATCATTCATCGTTTTGGGCTTGATGTAGAGAGAAATAGCCTTCCGGAATCTCTCCCTATGGGGGTTCGCCAAAGGCTGTCTTTAGCGGTGGCCATGATCCATAGTCCGGAGATATTGATTTTAGACGAACCGACTTCGGGCGTGGACCCCATCGCGCGCGATGCGTTTTGGCAAACAATAATCGAACTTTCTCGAGATGATAAAGTCACTATTTTCATTTCTACCCATTTTATGAATGAAGCCGAGCGCTGCGATAGAATTTCCTTGATGCATGAAGGACGGGTATTGGCCAGCGGCCCGCCAGCTGCTTTAGTAGAAGAGTGTAAAGCAAAAACATTGGAGGATACTTTCATCAAATTCCTTGAGGATGCAGGCGCCCTTGACACAGAGATGAATACTCATAAGAGTTTTTCCATATCCACCTCTGTTGATTCCATACAGAAAGGCCCAAGTTTGAAAAAAGGCACCGGTTTTTTCAACCTGCAGAGAATGATAAGCTACCTTCGAAGAGAGGCATTGGAACTTTTTCAGGATCCTATCCGTTTAACACTGTCCATTATAGGAAGCGCTATCTTGATGTTGGCATTGGGTTATGGAATCAGCTTAGATGTGGAAAATCTCTCTTTTGCTGTATTGGATAGAGAGCAGACGGGTATTAGCCGAGACTATATTTACAATATTTCCGGCTCTCGCTACTTCTTTAAACGCTCGCCCATTAAAGACTATGAGGATTTGGACCATCGCATGCGCAGCAGTGATATTAGCTTGGCTATGGAAATCCCTCCCAACTTTGCCCGAGACATACAGCATGGCAAATCGGTCAGCATAGGTACTTGGATTGATGGTGCGATGCCAAGACGTGCAGAAATTATCAGGGGCTATGTACTAGGGATGAACTTGCATTGGTTGGCTAATGCAACAAGGAAGGGATTGGGGATCGATAAGCTCAGGGAGCCAATATCTATTCAAACACATTACCTTTATAATCCAGATATTAAAAGTGTGAAAGCAATCGTGCCAGCAGTATTTGGGATTCTCTTGATGTTGATTCCAGCAATACTCAGCGCGCTTTCAGTTGTGAGAGAAAAGGAGCTTGGTTCTATTGTTAATCTTTATGTCACACCCGTTAGGCGACTAGAGTTTTTAATCGGCAAACAAATTCCTTATGTATTTTTAGGGATAATAAATTTTTTCCTAATGGTTGTATTAGCATATCTTGTTTTTGATGTGCCAATTAAAGGAAACTTCTTTACGCTTTTGGTTGGCACGTTACTATTTGTTATTGTATCAACTTCTATTGGACTTTTGTTTTCATGCTTTACCAAAAGCCAAACCGCGGCTATTTTTGGGACGAGTATTTTGACTATTTTGCCAACTATCCATTTCTCCGGACTGATCGATCCCGTTTCTTCTTTAGAGGGAATTGGAGCGTTCATAGGATATATATTTCCAACATCGTATTATTTGGTTATTACTCGAGGTGTTTTTTCTAAAGGACTTGGTTTTAATAATCTTTATATGTGGTTCATTCCCTTACTTTCTATGATTCCTATATTGTTGGGGTTTAGTGTCGCATTTTTGAGAAAGCAAGAGCGTTGA